One Microbacterium sp. zg-B96 genomic region harbors:
- a CDS encoding SseB family protein, with product MALFSRRDKKTSTPEGDEATDVAPESETPAAPEPDVPQVNISVSTFGKPAPRPAAAPTAQPGVRRVLRGPAEAPERTETVPGLPDNVLVRDALAALPEEPGAADIVAIMRQLLQGHLFVRVRGDARAQLAEGKDLTMAVSAVGDDRYLLAFTGGEALQASVSSDGDAQTSAMGQPAPAILRNVVAGPYAGIILDHASPGRRIILPRALVEKALAEVDPASTIKNLLAAPRTDQTAVQIAEALTTTRMWVAAGSVPGEDKRLGVSEVRGTDGARHLEVFTHPLEVAVLGRGDRAVPLTPEQLAKAIAADEGLSGVVIDPAGPWIQLERAQLESLLALAA from the coding sequence ATGGCTCTGTTCTCGCGGCGCGACAAGAAGACCTCCACCCCCGAAGGGGACGAGGCGACCGACGTTGCGCCCGAGAGCGAGACGCCCGCAGCGCCCGAGCCCGACGTGCCGCAGGTGAACATCTCGGTTTCCACGTTCGGCAAGCCCGCGCCTCGACCGGCCGCCGCGCCCACCGCGCAGCCGGGCGTGCGCCGCGTGCTGCGCGGCCCGGCGGAGGCTCCCGAGCGCACCGAGACGGTGCCGGGACTTCCCGACAACGTGCTCGTGCGCGACGCGCTGGCCGCCCTGCCGGAGGAGCCGGGCGCCGCCGACATCGTCGCGATCATGCGGCAATTGCTGCAGGGGCACCTGTTCGTCCGGGTGCGCGGAGATGCCCGTGCCCAGCTGGCCGAGGGCAAGGACCTCACGATGGCTGTCTCCGCCGTCGGTGATGACCGCTACCTGCTCGCCTTCACCGGCGGCGAAGCGCTGCAGGCGAGCGTGTCCTCCGACGGCGACGCGCAGACCTCGGCGATGGGGCAGCCCGCCCCCGCCATCCTGCGCAACGTCGTCGCGGGCCCCTACGCCGGCATCATCCTCGACCACGCCAGCCCGGGTCGGCGGATCATCCTTCCCCGCGCCCTCGTGGAGAAGGCACTGGCCGAAGTCGATCCGGCCAGCACGATCAAGAACCTGCTCGCCGCGCCCCGCACCGACCAGACCGCGGTCCAGATCGCCGAGGCGCTGACGACGACGCGGATGTGGGTCGCTGCAGGCTCCGTGCCGGGCGAAGACAAGCGCCTGGGCGTCTCCGAGGTGCGCGGCACCGACGGCGCACGTCACCTCGAGGTCTTCACGCACCCGCTCGAAGTGGCAGTCCTGGGCCGCGGCGACCGCGCCGTGCCGCTGACGCCGGAGCAGCTCGCGAAGGCGATCGCGGCGGACGAGGGCCTCAGCGGAGTCGTCATCGACCCGGCGGGGCCGTGGATCCAGCTCGAGCGCGCGCAACTGGAATCGCTCCTCGCCCTCGCCGCATAG
- the ligD gene encoding non-homologous end-joining DNA ligase has product MASERITLTIPGPDGDRELGLSSPNRVLWPEPGITKHELAEYVIAVAGPFLSANGNRPISLERFPGGIDGERFFSKNPPKGAPEYVDEVMCTYNSGRRHPQVVLREAAAIAWAVQMNTVVFHPWASLADDTDNPVELRIDLDPQPGTDFADAAAVAPALRDVLAEAGLTAFLKTSGNRGIHVFCPIEPTHEFLEVRHAVIAAGRELERRMPDKVTMNWWKEERGERIFIDFNQANRDRTMAGAYSPRALPGATVATPITWDELAAGVDPAAFTIRTVPERLADIGDPWADLQASPGRIDTLLKWWERDVAEGLGELPFPPEFPKMPGEPPRVQPSRARQPEAG; this is encoded by the coding sequence ATGGCCTCGGAGCGCATCACCCTCACCATCCCCGGTCCCGACGGCGACCGTGAGCTGGGTCTGTCCAGTCCCAACCGGGTGCTGTGGCCGGAGCCGGGGATCACCAAGCACGAACTGGCGGAGTACGTCATCGCTGTCGCCGGCCCGTTCCTGTCCGCCAACGGCAACCGTCCCATTTCGCTGGAACGGTTCCCCGGCGGCATCGACGGCGAGCGGTTCTTCTCCAAGAACCCGCCCAAGGGCGCCCCGGAGTATGTGGACGAGGTGATGTGCACGTACAACAGCGGCCGGCGGCATCCGCAGGTCGTGCTGCGTGAGGCTGCGGCCATCGCCTGGGCGGTGCAGATGAACACCGTCGTGTTCCACCCGTGGGCCTCGCTCGCGGACGACACCGACAACCCCGTCGAGCTGCGCATCGACCTCGACCCGCAGCCGGGCACCGACTTCGCCGACGCCGCCGCCGTCGCCCCGGCACTGCGCGATGTGCTGGCCGAGGCGGGGCTGACGGCGTTCCTCAAGACCAGCGGCAACCGCGGCATCCATGTGTTCTGCCCCATCGAGCCCACCCACGAATTCCTCGAGGTGCGCCACGCCGTCATCGCCGCCGGCCGCGAACTGGAGCGACGGATGCCGGACAAGGTCACCATGAACTGGTGGAAGGAAGAACGAGGCGAACGCATCTTCATCGACTTCAACCAGGCCAACCGCGACCGCACGATGGCCGGCGCCTACAGCCCGCGGGCGCTGCCGGGTGCGACGGTGGCGACCCCGATCACCTGGGACGAGCTGGCAGCGGGAGTGGACCCTGCGGCGTTCACCATCCGCACTGTGCCAGAGCGCCTCGCCGACATCGGCGACCCGTGGGCAGACCTGCAGGCATCCCCGGGGCGCATCGACACGCTGCTGAAGTGGTGGGAGCGCGACGTGGCCGAAGGGCTGGGCGAACTGCCGTTCCCGCCGGAATTCCCCAAGATGCCCGGGGAGCCGCCCCGCGTGCAGCCGAGCCGGGCGCGTCAGCCCGAGGCCGGCTGA
- a CDS encoding AI-2E family transporter, with the protein MGLFNREPRSVRLDAPLRLDPGSSVNLAAGRAPWSLWADGMGKLSIRALQLILVVVVAAAVFLGIQQITVVTIPLVLALILASAFAPVMSWMRRHGVPAVLATLITLLAIVAVLGGITWLIVWAVRDQWSALYGQAEEGIQSVVAWVSSLNLNIDQAQIDEWIGTVTDFVTSAQFGSGALAGVGAVANFITGLVLLVTMLFFFLKDGPQMWAFLLRPFRGENYERAVRIGDKTVSTLGSYVRGTAAVAAVDAIGIGIGLWILQVPLWLPLSVLVFVLAFIPIVGATVAGILAALVALVANGWVVALIVVGIVVLVNQLEGNFLQPVLMGRSMKLHAFVILIALTIGTVLSGIIGAILAVPITAVAWGAVQVWDGESTPARWARRKPSEADAGSPERWRARKRKKDAAGSAVPVVTHPAP; encoded by the coding sequence ATGGGACTGTTCAACCGCGAGCCACGCTCCGTCCGCCTCGACGCACCGCTGCGGCTGGACCCCGGCTCGTCGGTCAATCTCGCCGCCGGTCGGGCACCGTGGAGCCTGTGGGCGGACGGCATGGGAAAGCTGTCGATCCGCGCGCTGCAGCTGATCCTCGTCGTCGTGGTCGCCGCCGCGGTCTTCCTCGGCATCCAGCAGATCACGGTCGTGACGATCCCCCTCGTGCTGGCACTCATCCTCGCCTCGGCGTTCGCGCCGGTGATGAGCTGGATGCGGCGCCACGGGGTGCCGGCGGTGCTGGCGACCCTCATCACGCTGCTGGCGATCGTGGCGGTGCTCGGCGGGATCACGTGGCTCATCGTCTGGGCGGTGCGCGATCAGTGGAGCGCGCTGTACGGGCAGGCCGAAGAGGGCATCCAGAGCGTCGTGGCGTGGGTGTCGAGCCTCAACCTCAACATCGACCAGGCGCAGATCGACGAATGGATCGGGACCGTCACCGACTTCGTCACCAGTGCCCAGTTCGGCTCGGGGGCGCTGGCGGGCGTCGGCGCGGTGGCGAACTTCATCACCGGCCTCGTGCTCCTGGTGACGATGCTGTTCTTCTTCCTCAAGGACGGCCCGCAGATGTGGGCCTTCCTGCTGCGGCCGTTCCGCGGCGAGAACTACGAGCGCGCGGTGCGCATCGGCGACAAGACGGTCTCGACGCTGGGGTCGTACGTGCGCGGCACGGCGGCCGTCGCCGCCGTGGATGCGATCGGCATCGGCATCGGCCTGTGGATCCTGCAGGTGCCGCTGTGGCTCCCGCTGTCGGTGCTGGTGTTCGTGCTGGCGTTCATCCCGATCGTCGGTGCGACCGTCGCCGGCATCCTCGCCGCCCTCGTCGCGCTCGTGGCCAACGGCTGGGTCGTGGCGCTGATCGTGGTGGGCATCGTCGTGCTCGTCAACCAGCTCGAGGGCAACTTCCTGCAACCGGTGCTCATGGGCCGCTCGATGAAGCTGCACGCGTTCGTCATCCTGATCGCGCTGACCATCGGCACCGTGCTCAGCGGCATCATCGGGGCGATCCTCGCCGTGCCGATCACCGCGGTCGCGTGGGGCGCGGTGCAGGTCTGGGACGGGGAGAGCACCCCCGCGCGCTGGGCACGGCGCAAGCCCAGCGAAGCCGACGCCGGGTCGCCGGAGCGGTGGCGGGCGCGCAAGCGCAAGAAGGATGCCGCAGGCTCCGCCGTGCCGGTCGTCACGCACCCCGCGCCGTAG
- a CDS encoding ATP-dependent DNA ligase, which translates to MYDIPAPMLAKSVPDIPDRDGLSFEPKWDGFRALVAWDGSDVEIGSRGAKPLTRYFPELVDAFARLLPEPCLVDGEIVVAVGEPGAQRLDWPTLSQRIHPAASRVTLLSQQTPAMFIAFDLLARGDRDLQDRPFAERRAELVDLLGSLPAPVHVTRTTEDAARARRWLAEFEGAGLDGVVAKGLDQPYAPGKRTMLKIKHARTADVVALGYRIHKSGQGVGSLLVGLYGQDGELHNVGGVAAFSDRRRLELIDELAPLVETDAAGGAVTGETERSRFSGAKDVSFVRLRPERVLEVRYDQLEGWRFRHTVQFERWRPDRDPLSCTFEQLETVSAYDLADVLQ; encoded by the coding sequence ATGTACGACATCCCCGCCCCCATGCTCGCCAAATCCGTGCCCGACATCCCCGACCGGGACGGGCTGAGCTTCGAGCCGAAGTGGGACGGATTCCGGGCCCTGGTGGCCTGGGACGGCAGCGACGTGGAGATCGGCTCGCGCGGCGCCAAGCCGCTGACCCGCTACTTCCCCGAACTCGTCGACGCGTTCGCGCGGCTGCTGCCGGAGCCGTGCCTGGTCGATGGGGAGATCGTCGTCGCGGTCGGTGAGCCGGGGGCGCAGCGCCTTGATTGGCCGACGCTTTCGCAGCGGATCCACCCTGCCGCGTCGCGGGTCACGCTGCTGTCGCAACAGACCCCCGCGATGTTCATCGCGTTCGACCTGCTCGCCCGCGGCGACCGCGATCTGCAGGATCGCCCGTTCGCCGAGCGCCGCGCGGAACTGGTGGACCTGCTCGGATCGCTCCCCGCGCCGGTGCATGTGACCCGCACGACCGAGGATGCCGCGCGGGCGCGGCGCTGGCTCGCCGAGTTCGAGGGGGCGGGGCTGGACGGCGTGGTGGCCAAGGGCCTGGATCAGCCGTATGCCCCCGGCAAGCGCACCATGCTGAAGATCAAGCACGCGCGCACCGCAGACGTCGTGGCACTGGGGTACCGGATCCATAAGAGCGGTCAGGGCGTCGGGTCGCTCCTGGTCGGCCTGTACGGCCAGGACGGCGAGCTGCACAACGTGGGCGGCGTGGCGGCGTTCAGCGACCGGCGGCGCCTCGAACTCATCGACGAACTCGCCCCGCTCGTGGAGACGGATGCCGCCGGCGGCGCCGTGACCGGTGAGACGGAGCGGTCCCGGTTCTCGGGCGCGAAGGACGTGTCATTCGTCCGGCTGCGCCCCGAGCGGGTGCTCGAGGTGCGGTACGACCAGCTGGAGGGGTGGCGGTTCCGCCACACCGTGCAGTTCGAGCGGTGGCGGCCCGACCGCGACCCGCTTTCCTGCACGTTCGAGCAGCTTGAGACGGTGTCGGCATACGATCTGGCCGACGTGCTGCAGTAG
- a CDS encoding TrkA C-terminal domain-containing protein codes for MRPVFEFLAAQPVLTAFLLVGLGSAVGRIRIAGVSLGAIGVLFGAMALTAWGVALGVPIELPATIGDTGLVLFAFCVGLIAGPGFGHALRTAYPLLLAVTGCLVVAAAAAFFVGRAMGVSPMTIAGTFAGALTNTPALAATGGSPEATVGYASAYVFGVVGAMVAVGLALRHRASDTDAQPPLIDKAVHIDTTERPTAATLSHRHGGRVTFSRLMPEEGGEMATVGPDTVLPPGGVVNVVGPRDVVEAVTAELGHTSSIDIVQDRRQLDYRRMILSNPKLAGRAIASLGLREQYGATIARVRRGDVEFVGTGDVVLQLGDRLRVVGPRDAMGALTELIGDSERGVADINPFALGVGIAAGLGLGAIQVPLPGGGTFALGAAAGALIMGLIFGRVRRIGPISTTLPTTAANVLSELGLVLFLAFAGTKAGSLIVSAIVSGEILSLLLLGFVITTIVVAGTFLVARYAFRTGGTRLAGVVSGVQTNPALLAFANTRTGYDVRVALAYSLVYPAAMVVKILLAQVLVTL; via the coding sequence ATGCGCCCGGTCTTCGAATTTCTTGCCGCGCAACCCGTCCTCACCGCTTTCCTCCTCGTCGGACTGGGATCGGCGGTCGGTCGCATCCGCATCGCGGGCGTCTCGCTCGGCGCGATCGGGGTGCTGTTCGGCGCGATGGCGCTGACCGCCTGGGGTGTCGCGCTGGGCGTCCCGATCGAACTGCCGGCGACGATCGGCGACACCGGTCTGGTGCTGTTCGCATTCTGTGTCGGACTCATCGCCGGCCCCGGGTTCGGCCATGCCCTGCGCACCGCGTATCCGCTGCTGCTCGCGGTGACCGGTTGCCTCGTGGTCGCCGCGGCCGCCGCCTTCTTCGTGGGGCGGGCCATGGGCGTGTCCCCCATGACCATCGCCGGCACCTTCGCCGGGGCGCTGACGAACACCCCCGCGCTCGCCGCCACCGGCGGCAGTCCGGAGGCGACCGTCGGCTACGCCAGCGCGTACGTGTTCGGCGTCGTCGGGGCGATGGTCGCGGTGGGACTGGCGCTGCGCCATCGTGCGTCCGACACCGACGCGCAGCCGCCGCTGATCGACAAGGCCGTGCACATCGACACCACCGAGCGCCCGACGGCCGCCACGCTCAGCCATCGCCACGGCGGCCGCGTCACCTTCTCCCGGCTGATGCCCGAGGAAGGCGGCGAGATGGCGACCGTCGGTCCCGACACCGTCCTGCCACCGGGCGGCGTGGTCAACGTGGTGGGACCGCGCGATGTCGTGGAGGCCGTGACCGCGGAGCTCGGCCACACCTCCTCGATCGACATCGTGCAGGACCGCAGGCAACTGGACTACCGGCGCATGATCCTGTCGAACCCGAAGCTCGCCGGTCGCGCGATCGCGAGTCTCGGGCTGCGTGAGCAGTACGGCGCCACGATCGCGCGGGTGCGCCGTGGCGACGTCGAGTTCGTCGGAACCGGCGACGTGGTCCTGCAGTTGGGCGACCGGCTGCGGGTCGTGGGCCCCCGCGACGCGATGGGCGCCCTGACGGAGCTGATCGGCGACTCCGAGCGGGGTGTCGCCGACATCAACCCCTTCGCGCTCGGAGTGGGGATCGCCGCCGGGCTCGGGCTCGGCGCCATCCAGGTGCCGCTCCCCGGCGGCGGCACGTTCGCGCTGGGCGCGGCGGCCGGTGCCCTCATCATGGGCCTCATCTTCGGCCGGGTCCGCCGCATCGGCCCGATCTCCACGACGCTGCCCACGACGGCGGCCAACGTGCTGTCCGAACTCGGGCTGGTGCTGTTCCTCGCCTTCGCGGGCACCAAGGCGGGTTCGCTCATCGTCTCGGCGATCGTTTCGGGGGAGATCCTGTCGCTGCTGCTGCTCGGATTCGTGATCACCACGATCGTCGTGGCGGGCACCTTCCTCGTCGCGCGGTACGCGTTCCGCACCGGCGGCACGCGGCTGGCCGGTGTCGTCTCCGGCGTGCAGACCAACCCGGCCCTGCTCGCCTTCGCGAACACCCGCACCGGATACGACGTGCGCGTCGCGTTGGCCTACAGCCTGGTGTACCCCGCCGCGATGGTGGTGAAGATCCTGCTGGCGCAGGTGCTGGTCACCCTCTGA